From the genome of Streptomyces sp. NBC_00523:
CGGTCCGCACGGCGCTCGCCCAGCGAATTCAGCGTTTCCGCGAGAATGTCCTGGGGCATGCGCCGCAGCGAAGCCGCACTCATCGAGCGCAATTTCCTGGCCACTGCTGGTTCGAACCTTTCGATGGATTCCAAATGGTGCGCCATGACCGCGCAGTACGTACGCACGGCCTTCGGCATCAGCCGGTCCGCGTCCGGATCCAGGGCCGTTTCCTCCAGCACCTGATCGAACGCGCGGATGAAGTCCAGCTGGCGCACATCGCCGATCTGGGTCAGCGAGGAGGCGACCCCGCGCCGGTAGAAGATCCCGGGGAGCCCGACCGCCGCGAAGGACTCCGCCTCCCGGTGCAGCCGCCAGATCCACGGCCGGTCCTCCGCCGTGCGCAGCCCGTCCCGGAACCGCAGCAGCCCCGAATCCGCGAGCCGGCGGTGATAGGCCCCGGCCCAGGCGTACGCGTAGTCCACCGGCGTCGAGCGGTCGGCCGGCAGGATCACCTCGCGCGGGCTCACCACGGTGTTCCGCAGCCCGAACGGGACGCGGTGGACCGTGCGCACCCGGTCGGTGAACTGCACATGGTCCGTACGGACGAAATCGCAGCCCAGGGCCGTGATCGCGGCGAGCAGCCGCTCGTAGTGCCCGGGCGCCGCCCAGTCGTCGCCGTCCAGGAACGTGAGGTACTCGCCGCGCGCCGCGTCGATCCCCGTGTTGCGCGCGGTGGCCAGGCCCCCGTTCCGCTCGTGCGGGACCAGGACGGCACCCGGCAGCTCGCGCTCGGCGCGCCGGAGGATGTCCAGGGTCCCGTCGGACGAACAGTCGTCGACGAGGATGAATTCGACCC
Proteins encoded in this window:
- a CDS encoding glycosyltransferase family 2 protein, which encodes MVKLSVIVPFYNVRAYAPDTLRSLRANAREGVEFILVDDCSSDGTLDILRRAERELPGAVLVPHERNGGLATARNTGIDAARGEYLTFLDGDDWAAPGHYERLLAAITALGCDFVRTDHVQFTDRVRTVHRVPFGLRNTVVSPREVILPADRSTPVDYAYAWAGAYHRRLADSGLLRFRDGLRTAEDRPWIWRLHREAESFAAVGLPGIFYRRGVASSLTQIGDVRQLDFIRAFDQVLEETALDPDADRLMPKAVRTYCAVMAHHLESIERFEPAVARKLRSMSAASLRRMPQDILAETLNSLGERRADRLRRVRRRSVSREVAA